One window from the genome of Diabrotica virgifera virgifera chromosome 6, PGI_DIABVI_V3a encodes:
- the LOC126887297 gene encoding gastrula zinc finger protein XlCGF17.1-like: MRKHTGDKPFGCQIWKKQFTKTTYLKVHMRMHTDEKPFECEICTKQFTQLSSLKVHMRTHIGEKPFGCQVCAKQFFTNNHLKRHNMVVHTGVKPFGCEICTKQFVTHNELKIHMVVHTGVKPFGCEICTKQFARSFDLKVHMRTHTGEKPFGCKICTKQFKRIADLKSHMNTHTSEKPFGCEICTKQFTQLSNLKVHMRMHIGEKHFGCQVCTKQFLRNDQLQRHMVVHTGVKPF, from the coding sequence ATGAGAAAGCACACTGGTGACAAACCATTTGGATGtcaaatatggaaaaaacaatttacaaaaacTACTTACCTAAAAGTTCATATGAGAATGCACACAGATGAAAAACCATTCGAATGTGAAATATGCACAAAACAGTTTACACAACTTTCTAGTTTAAAAGTTCATATGAGAACGCACattggtgaaaaaccatttggatGTCAAGTATGCGCAAAacagtttttcacaaataatcacTTAAAAAGACATAATATGGTGGTGCATACTGGTGTAAAACCATTTGGATGTGAAATATGCACAAAACAGTTTGTAACACACAATGAGTTAAAAATACATATGGTAGTGCATACTGGTGTAAAACCATTTGGATGTGAAATATGCACAAAACAGTTTGCACGAAGTTTTGACCTAAAAGTTCATATGAGAacgcacactggtgaaaaaccatttggatGTAAAATATGCACAAAACAGTTTAAACGAATTGCTGACTTAAAATCTCATATGAATACCCACACTAGTGAAAAACCATTTGGATGTGAAATATGCACAAAACAGTTTACACAACTTTCTAATTTAAAAGTTCATATGAGAATGCACATTGGTGAAAAACATTTTGGATGTCAAGTATGCACAAAACAGTTTTTAAGAAATGATCAACTACAAAGACATATGGTGGTGCATACTGGTGTAAAACCATTTTGA